A part of Nitrososphaerota archaeon genomic DNA contains:
- the nuoB gene encoding NADH-quinone oxidoreductase subunit NuoB: protein MFLSLKKKARVHSPWIYHFHTGGCNGCDIETFATLIPRFDIERFGVKLVSSPRHADIIIVNGPFTKQFVPMLLRVYNQVPNPKIVIAIGSCALTCGVFNRNGEENYALAGPIEKLIPVDVCVPGCPPKPEAIIQGIMYAIQKLSSL, encoded by the coding sequence ATGTTCCTTTCATTAAAGAAAAAAGCTAGAGTTCATTCCCCTTGGATATATCATTTTCATACAGGAGGATGTAATGGTTGCGATATAGAAACTTTTGCAACTCTTATTCCTAGATTTGATATTGAAAGATTTGGAGTAAAGCTTGTTAGTTCTCCAAGACATGCAGATATAATAATAGTTAATGGACCATTTACAAAACAATTTGTTCCAATGTTATTAAGAGTATACAATCAAGTGCCAAATCCAAAAATAGTTATTGCAATAGGTTCATGTGCTTTAACATGTGGCGTATTTAATAGAAATGGAGAAGAAAATTATGCTTTAGCTGGACCGATTGAAAAACTTATACCTGTAGACGTATGTGTTCCAGGATGTCCTCCAAAACCTGAAGCAATAATCCAAGGAATAATGTATGCAATTCAAAAACTTTCTTCTTTATAA
- a CDS encoding 4Fe-4S binding protein, with protein MKNVKTLIEALKSFYNQETISYPIGEWPGKKYSNIPETLRGKPIIDEEKCIGCEACYNACSAFTIKFFEDGNERKYNIDINKCVFCGRCEDVCPEDAIKLSNEFELTHFPERKEEKRYVKWIKLLKDCKNCGEKFAAIDQINKIHERISLNINPKVSEEALKDYEIYSNYCPKCRKILSYKIGINPTKYYLRLGRG; from the coding sequence ATGAAGAATGTAAAAACTTTAATTGAAGCTTTAAAAAGTTTCTATAATCAAGAAACAATAAGTTATCCAATAGGAGAATGGCCTGGTAAAAAATATAGCAATATTCCAGAAACTTTAAGAGGAAAGCCTATAATAGATGAAGAAAAATGCATTGGATGTGAAGCTTGTTATAATGCATGTAGTGCTTTTACAATTAAATTTTTTGAAGATGGGAATGAAAGGAAATATAACATAGATATTAATAAATGTGTTTTTTGTGGAAGATGTGAAGATGTATGTCCCGAAGATGCTATAAAGCTTTCAAATGAATTTGAGCTTACACATTTTCCTGAAAGAAAAGAAGAAAAAAGATATGTTAAATGGATAAAACTCTTAAAAGATTGTAAAAATTGCGGAGAAAAATTTGCAGCAATAGATCAAATAAATAAAATTCATGAAAGAATTTCTTTAAATATTAATCCAAAAGTTTCTGAAGAAGCTTTAAAAGATTATGAAATATACTCGAATTATTGTCCAAAATGTAGGAAAATACTTTCTTATAAAATAGGAATAAATCCAACAAAATATTATTTAAGATTAGGTAGAGGTTAA
- a CDS encoding NADH-quinone oxidoreductase subunit H has protein sequence MIIEIIFFIGLIIFNIFLSFMYFSLFRKINAKLQGRKGLLFIVPKDLRKMIGFTKIMQQFYDIVKLFYKETIIPKNSHRKIFIISPIISLFLSIIIIPFLYFPLINTYQQFKFISFDLIIITYAIILIHVFWNIGAYASGSPWAYIGIERSEKLNFFAQISFISSIFSIAILANSLSIKEIVLKQSIPYILLNPFSAIAFILFTLANFHLKPFDMSEIEVEVVSGPFTEYSGKLLGLIELTKTILFYINSILFINIFLKSGEFFSSSIINLFLLLILTGLFIVFLSIINNIFPSYRIDQALKFYPILVIMFSILSLIISFIYRIGFW, from the coding sequence ATGATTATTGAAATAATATTTTTCATAGGATTGATAATCTTTAATATATTTCTTAGCTTTATGTATTTTTCTCTTTTTAGAAAAATAAATGCAAAACTTCAAGGAAGAAAAGGATTACTATTTATAGTACCAAAAGATTTAAGAAAAATGATTGGTTTTACAAAAATAATGCAACAATTCTATGATATAGTAAAGCTTTTTTATAAAGAAACAATAATACCTAAAAATTCTCATAGAAAAATTTTTATAATAAGTCCTATTATTAGTTTATTTTTATCCATTATAATTATACCATTTTTATACTTTCCACTAATAAATACTTATCAACAATTTAAATTTATTTCATTCGATCTAATTATAATAACATATGCAATCATTCTTATACATGTTTTTTGGAATATTGGAGCATATGCAAGTGGTTCTCCCTGGGCATACATTGGAATTGAAAGAAGTGAGAAATTAAACTTCTTTGCTCAAATATCTTTTATTTCATCAATATTTAGTATAGCTATTTTAGCTAATAGTTTATCTATTAAAGAAATAGTTTTAAAACAAAGCATTCCATATATCTTACTAAATCCATTTTCAGCAATAGCATTTATCTTATTCACCTTAGCTAATTTTCATTTAAAACCTTTTGATATGTCTGAAATAGAAGTTGAAGTAGTTTCAGGGCCTTTTACAGAATATTCAGGAAAACTGCTTGGTTTAATCGAATTAACAAAAACAATTTTATTTTATATAAATTCAATTTTATTCATAAATATCTTCTTAAAAAGTGGAGAATTCTTTTCTTCTTCAATAATTAATTTATTTTTATTATTAATTCTTACTGGATTATTTATTGTATTCCTTTCAATAATAAATAATATCTTCCCAAGCTATAGAATAGACCAAGCATTGAAATTTTATCCAATTTTAGTTATTATGTTCTCGATTCTTTCATTAATAATTAGTTTTATTTATAGAATAGGTTTTTGGTGA
- a CDS encoding NADH-quinone oxidoreductase subunit C — MIESSIKNILEDLSSLIIETHDIKINKQLSKILTINKEKLIDVAKKILKNYNARLVHEISIDLGIDGFKIMQLYELLDKEGKPYYHIGIESYFSREESKVPSLAAITYQANWAEREAMELLGIEFEGHPDKRHLFLPYEWPNEVEAGIEEAKKIGFNVFPRPEPPNILPIGPYHPALLEGVFLRLKIDGETIVDADLKPGFNHRGIMKLGEERSYWRNLYLFERVCGICSADHTNAYVLAVENLFNIEPPDRAKYIRTLGIELERIASHLLWLGIAGDLIGFKTFFMWCWREREKAIDLLERLAGNRVTKGIARFGGAKRDLKKEEIDKMIEKLEDIKKNVEKLIDIAYNNSILRKRTEDIGILDFSNAIELGAVGPVARASNWKIDVRHDCPFDAYSPEYTTWDVITDNGKDVWARVIVRAREILVAIDICNQCLNALKEIEGEIITSEKYEINKGEGVGKVEAPRGELVYYLMSNGEPIPYCVRIRTPSYRNNAVVPFILKGYKISDAPIIYGSVDPCMSCTDRVQIIDVKTGEKKNVTLNDLVKGVNK; from the coding sequence ATGATAGAAAGTAGCATAAAGAATATTTTAGAAGATTTAAGCAGTTTAATAATTGAAACTCATGATATTAAAATCAATAAACAATTATCAAAAATATTAACTATAAATAAAGAAAAATTAATTGATGTTGCTAAAAAAATTCTTAAAAATTATAATGCAAGATTAGTGCATGAAATTTCAATAGATCTAGGAATAGATGGATTTAAAATTATGCAATTATATGAATTACTTGATAAGGAGGGAAAGCCATATTATCATATAGGTATTGAAAGCTATTTTTCAAGAGAAGAATCTAAAGTTCCTTCGCTTGCGGCTATAACATATCAAGCTAATTGGGCTGAAAGAGAAGCGATGGAACTTTTAGGAATAGAATTTGAGGGGCATCCAGATAAAAGACATTTATTTTTGCCATATGAATGGCCTAATGAAGTAGAAGCTGGAATAGAAGAAGCTAAAAAAATTGGTTTTAATGTTTTTCCAAGACCAGAGCCGCCAAATATTCTTCCAATAGGCCCATATCATCCAGCTTTACTTGAAGGAGTATTCTTAAGATTAAAAATTGATGGGGAAACAATTGTAGATGCTGATTTAAAACCTGGCTTTAATCATAGAGGAATAATGAAACTTGGAGAAGAAAGAAGTTATTGGAGAAATTTATATCTTTTTGAAAGAGTATGTGGAATATGTAGCGCAGATCATACTAATGCTTATGTTTTAGCAGTCGAAAATCTTTTTAATATAGAGCCACCTGATAGAGCAAAATACATTAGAACTTTAGGTATTGAACTTGAAAGAATTGCTAGTCATTTGCTTTGGCTTGGAATTGCAGGAGATTTAATTGGTTTTAAAACATTTTTCATGTGGTGTTGGAGAGAAAGAGAAAAAGCAATAGATTTACTTGAGAGGCTTGCTGGAAATAGAGTTACTAAAGGGATTGCTAGATTTGGAGGAGCTAAAAGAGATTTGAAGAAAGAAGAAATAGATAAAATGATTGAAAAATTAGAAGATATTAAAAAGAATGTAGAAAAACTTATCGATATCGCGTATAATAATTCAATTTTAAGAAAAAGAACAGAAGATATTGGAATATTAGATTTTTCAAATGCAATAGAGCTTGGAGCAGTAGGTCCTGTAGCAAGAGCAAGCAATTGGAAAATAGATGTAAGGCATGATTGTCCATTTGATGCTTATAGTCCAGAATATACTACATGGGATGTTATAACAGATAATGGTAAAGATGTATGGGCTAGAGTAATAGTAAGAGCAAGAGAAATTCTTGTAGCCATAGATATTTGCAATCAATGCTTAAATGCATTAAAAGAAATTGAAGGCGAAATAATTACTTCAGAAAAATATGAAATAAATAAAGGAGAAGGGGTTGGAAAAGTAGAAGCTCCAAGGGGAGAATTAGTGTATTACTTAATGAGTAATGGTGAACCAATTCCATATTGTGTAAGAATTAGAACACCCAGCTATAGAAATAATGCCGTTGTGCCATTTATACTTAAAGGATATAAAATATCCGATGCTCCTATAATTTATGGAAGTGTTGATCCTTGTATGTCATGTACAGATAGAGTTCAAATAATAGATGTAAAAACTGGTGAGAAGAAAAACGTTACATTAAATGATTTAGTTAAAGGTGTTAATAAATGA
- a CDS encoding heterodisulfide reductase-related iron-sulfur binding cluster gives MVNGKSYAIFWGCTIPIMQPYVEKATRLVFEKLNVKLVEMIGATCCPEPEISRLSDLKYWRIIAIRNLTIAEEMGLNVLTLCNGCYDVLSEALKETKSNIEKFNEVNEFLLKIGRKFEGEVNVKHAIEVLYDDIGLEEIKKYIVKPLKNLNVAIFNGCRLLKEEEKKFPKKFKELVEILNAKVIDYEYNEVCCGLPLLYSNQEMAFKERSAIKIKSAKDANADVLTVFCPACFNMLEKSQFAVDMGEKKLPIMNYMELLCLAMGFSMDDFGAFLHRIPIDNIIEKIEG, from the coding sequence ATGGTTAATGGAAAATCGTATGCAATTTTTTGGGGGTGTACAATACCAATTATGCAACCATATGTTGAAAAAGCTACTAGATTAGTATTTGAAAAATTAAATGTAAAACTTGTTGAAATGATTGGAGCTACATGTTGTCCCGAGCCAGAAATATCAAGATTAAGCGATTTAAAATATTGGAGAATTATAGCTATTAGAAATCTCACTATAGCTGAAGAAATGGGCTTAAATGTATTAACTTTATGTAATGGATGCTATGATGTTCTTTCAGAAGCTCTTAAAGAAACAAAATCAAATATAGAAAAATTTAATGAAGTAAATGAATTTTTATTGAAAATAGGTAGAAAATTTGAAGGAGAAGTAAATGTTAAGCATGCTATAGAAGTTCTTTATGATGATATAGGTTTAGAAGAAATTAAGAAATATATAGTTAAACCTTTAAAAAATTTAAATGTAGCTATTTTTAATGGTTGCAGACTTCTTAAAGAAGAAGAGAAAAAATTTCCTAAAAAATTTAAAGAATTAGTTGAAATTCTTAATGCAAAAGTTATAGATTATGAATATAATGAAGTGTGTTGTGGTTTACCATTACTTTATTCAAATCAAGAAATGGCTTTTAAAGAAAGAAGCGCTATAAAAATTAAAAGTGCAAAAGATGCTAATGCAGATGTTTTAACAGTTTTTTGTCCAGCATGTTTCAATATGCTTGAAAAATCTCAATTTGCAGTAGATATGGGAGAAAAAAAATTGCCAATAATGAATTATATGGAATTACTTTGTTTAGCAATGGGTTTTTCAATGGACGATTTTGGAGCATTTCTTCATAGAATACCTATTGATAATATAATAGAAAAAATTGAGGGATAA
- a CDS encoding 4Fe-4S dicluster domain-containing protein, whose product MLNKSKDISNQKVLIYNPEKCTGCLLCMIACSYKHFNVFDLNKTHIKIFKYDGEEYNFIGVYCAHCDEPACVASCPVEAITKEVQSGWIKINSIKCILCKSCIYGCPISHPWFIEDYKKMVKCDFCDGDPYCAKFCPTEAIQVKTRKEAYEFMERNKKLIFNSE is encoded by the coding sequence TTGCTAAATAAAAGTAAAGACATTAGTAATCAAAAAGTTTTAATATACAATCCTGAAAAATGTACTGGATGTTTACTTTGTATGATTGCGTGTAGTTATAAACATTTTAATGTATTTGATTTAAATAAAACACATATAAAGATTTTTAAATATGATGGAGAAGAATATAATTTTATAGGAGTTTATTGCGCTCATTGCGATGAGCCTGCTTGCGTAGCTTCATGTCCAGTAGAAGCAATTACAAAAGAAGTTCAAAGTGGATGGATTAAAATAAATTCTATAAAATGCATATTATGTAAAAGCTGCATTTATGGTTGTCCAATTTCTCATCCATGGTTTATAGAAGATTATAAAAAAATGGTTAAATGTGATTTTTGTGATGGGGACCCTTATTGTGCAAAATTTTGTCCAACGGAAGCTATACAAGTTAAAACAAGGAAAGAAGCTTATGAATTCATGGAAAGAAATAAAAAATTGATATTTAATAGTGAGTAA
- a CDS encoding S16 family serine protease, which yields MKNKFLISICIILIISITLNVYLYLEFLNREEIIREQLSLNQKQSNQINSLLSQITDLKNQLNYYENLTNYYSSLVNELMRQQPINITIEKYAEGTIYAAAVKTIIIDPFFGTYKYEGTIMNISCQVNFGEGRVLVNTEPVLIGVDFQSAARTAVQVAEMKTGKSLKSYDIIFSVKVKENISAVDGPSAGGAMTVLLISIIERKILRNDVIITGTISPDGTIGKVGGVMQKAEAAAKKGMKIFLVPKGQIIQPTYIEKEIKRGPFTFIYYDIEYVNLAEIMKEKYGMEVYEVSNIDEALKYFIQSS from the coding sequence ATGAAAAATAAATTTTTAATAAGCATATGTATTATTTTAATAATTTCAATAACATTAAATGTTTATCTTTATTTAGAATTTTTAAATAGAGAAGAAATTATAAGAGAACAATTATCTTTAAATCAAAAACAATCAAATCAAATCAATTCTCTTTTAAGTCAAATTACAGATTTAAAAAACCAGCTTAATTATTATGAAAATTTAACAAATTATTATTCTTCTCTCGTAAATGAATTAATGAGACAGCAACCTATAAATATTACAATAGAGAAATATGCTGAAGGTACAATATATGCTGCAGCTGTTAAAACTATTATTATAGATCCATTTTTTGGAACATATAAATATGAAGGAACAATAATGAATATTTCTTGTCAAGTAAATTTTGGAGAAGGGAGAGTACTTGTTAATACTGAACCAGTACTTATAGGTGTTGATTTTCAAAGTGCTGCAAGAACTGCTGTTCAAGTAGCTGAAATGAAAACTGGAAAATCTTTAAAATCTTATGATATTATTTTTTCTGTTAAAGTTAAAGAAAATATATCTGCTGTTGATGGTCCAAGTGCTGGAGGAGCAATGACTGTTTTATTAATAAGCATTATTGAAAGAAAGATTTTAAGAAATGATGTTATCATAACTGGAACAATTTCTCCAGATGGAACAATTGGAAAAGTTGGGGGAGTTATGCAAAAAGCTGAAGCAGCTGCTAAAAAAGGGATGAAGATATTCTTAGTTCCAAAAGGACAAATTATTCAACCAACATATATTGAAAAAGAAATAAAAAGAGGGCCATTTACATTTATTTATTATGATATAGAATATGTAAATTTAGCAGAAATAATGAAAGAAAAATATGGAATGGAAGTTTATGAAGTTTCAAATATTGATGAAGCATTAAAATATTTTATTCAATCTAGTTAA
- a CDS encoding nucleotidyltransferase domain-containing protein, which produces MQEIELNVKYDLESINEAHIKEVIKEFVKSLQSFFGKNLVSIILFGSIARRDFSENSDIDILVVAKNFPKSFSKRIDLFIPIVEKARRKAPNYPFIQVYPLTVNEALKNRPIYLDLITDAVILYDEGNFMMNILNKLFKKLKKLGAKKIYLEDGSWIWILKPNIKIGEVVEL; this is translated from the coding sequence GTGCAAGAAATAGAACTTAACGTCAAATATGATTTAGAAAGTATAAATGAAGCTCATATAAAAGAAGTTATTAAGGAATTTGTAAAAAGCTTACAATCTTTTTTTGGTAAAAACTTAGTTTCAATCATATTATTTGGGAGTATCGCGAGAAGAGACTTTTCTGAAAATAGTGATATTGATATTCTTGTTGTTGCGAAAAATTTTCCAAAAAGTTTTTCAAAAAGAATAGATTTGTTCATTCCAATAGTAGAAAAAGCTAGAAGAAAAGCACCAAATTATCCGTTCATACAAGTGTATCCCTTAACTGTAAATGAAGCTCTTAAAAATAGACCTATATATCTTGATTTAATAACAGATGCTGTTATTCTTTATGATGAAGGAAATTTCATGATGAATATTCTTAATAAATTGTTTAAAAAATTGAAAAAGCTAGGTGCAAAAAAAATTTATCTTGAAGATGGAAGTTGGATTTGGATTCTAAAACCAAATATAAAAATTGGAGAGGTAGTTGAGCTTTGA
- a CDS encoding HEPN domain-containing protein has protein sequence MNTFAMAKAYIEDAERSYNEAKINFNERVYHRCIRRAQECVELSLKGVLRLLSIEYPKSHDVSIVLDKIKKETSIPNWFQEKIEDLKRISVKLAMERGPAFYGDERAFIPPEELYSKEDAEEALEMAKYVLTIIKKFLEEYKVS, from the coding sequence TTGAATACTTTTGCAATGGCAAAAGCTTACATAGAAGATGCTGAACGTTCTTATAATGAAGCAAAAATAAATTTTAATGAAAGAGTTTATCATAGATGTATTCGTAGAGCTCAAGAATGTGTTGAATTATCATTAAAAGGAGTATTACGTCTATTAAGTATAGAATATCCAAAATCCCATGATGTTTCAATTGTGCTTGATAAAATTAAAAAAGAAACATCGATTCCAAATTGGTTTCAAGAAAAGATTGAAGATTTAAAAAGAATAAGTGTAAAACTTGCTATGGAAAGAGGACCCGCTTTTTATGGTGATGAAAGAGCTTTTATTCCTCCAGAAGAATTATATTCAAAAGAAGATGCTGAAGAAGCATTAGAAATGGCAAAATATGTGTTAACAATAATTAAAAAATTTTTGGAAGAATATAAAGTAAGTTAA
- a CDS encoding PLP-dependent cysteine synthase family protein, which yields MIVANSIIDLIGKTPMVKINKLTKPEDATIYVKLEWYNIGGSVKDRMVLYLIEYAEASGKLSKEKTILEATSGNTGIALAMIAAIKGYKITIIMPESVSIERRKIIKAYGAELILSPGEKGTGGAIELKQKILKENPEKYIDIDQFKDPANILAHYQTTGKEILEQTNGKVDMIIVGIGTAGTGVGVSMRLKEYNPNIKIVGVMPSLGVSIQGLRNPKEAYPTQLFRREFFDEIIEIEKEEIPKIFEVARRVIREEGLLIGISSGAIMYIALKKASEIGKDKIIVAILPDSGMKYLSTELFEI from the coding sequence ATGATTGTTGCAAATAGTATTATTGATTTAATTGGAAAAACACCAATGGTAAAAATAAATAAATTAACGAAACCGGAAGATGCAACAATATATGTAAAATTAGAATGGTATAATATTGGAGGCTCTGTAAAAGATAGAATGGTATTATATCTTATAGAATACGCGGAAGCATCTGGAAAATTAAGTAAAGAAAAAACAATTTTAGAGGCAACTTCTGGGAATACTGGAATAGCTCTTGCAATGATAGCTGCAATTAAAGGATATAAAATCACAATAATTATGCCAGAATCTGTTAGTATTGAAAGAAGGAAAATAATAAAAGCTTATGGTGCTGAATTAATTCTTTCACCTGGAGAAAAAGGGACTGGTGGAGCTATAGAGCTTAAGCAAAAAATTCTTAAAGAAAATCCTGAAAAATATATAGATATAGATCAATTTAAAGATCCTGCAAATATTTTAGCACATTATCAAACTACTGGAAAAGAAATTCTTGAACAAACAAATGGAAAAGTTGATATGATTATAGTTGGAATAGGAACTGCTGGTACTGGTGTAGGAGTTTCTATGCGTCTTAAAGAATATAATCCAAATATAAAAATTGTTGGAGTAATGCCAAGTTTGGGAGTAAGCATACAAGGATTAAGAAATCCTAAAGAAGCATACCCAACACAACTATTTAGAAGAGAATTTTTTGATGAAATTATAGAAATTGAGAAAGAAGAAATACCTAAAATATTTGAAGTCGCTAGGAGAGTAATAAGAGAAGAGGGATTATTAATTGGGATTAGCAGTGGAGCAATAATGTACATTGCATTAAAAAAAGCGAGTGAAATTGGAAAAGATAAAATAATAGTTGCAATTCTACCTGATTCAGGAATGAAATATCTAAGCACAGAATTATTTGAAATATAA
- a CDS encoding ParB N-terminal domain-containing protein encodes MFIELSKLKHHEEIDLKHLEKLKKRIIKDGYIKDPIIVDKNYNIIIDGHHRVEILKELSCLKAPVHYIDYLNEEIKIQTWYPAIKLSENEILKFFNGKISLLKNGDNINNKCILQLYDKSFIINSDRNEIMENLLKNIEIKYFSSKYYAMKLLKEKKINGFIIFPPVTKEDVLKTVFSNKKFPPKTTRHIIKNKPKNWYIPFSLLK; translated from the coding sequence GTGTTCATTGAGCTTTCAAAATTAAAGCACCATGAAGAAATCGATTTAAAACATTTAGAAAAACTTAAAAAAAGAATAATAAAAGATGGATATATTAAGGATCCGATCATTGTCGATAAAAATTATAATATTATTATTGATGGGCACCATAGAGTAGAAATTTTAAAAGAATTATCTTGCTTAAAAGCTCCAGTTCATTATATAGATTATCTGAATGAAGAAATAAAAATACAAACATGGTATCCAGCAATAAAATTATCTGAAAATGAAATATTGAAATTCTTTAATGGAAAAATTTCATTATTAAAAAATGGGGATAATATTAATAATAAATGCATTTTACAACTTTATGATAAAAGCTTTATTATAAATTCTGATAGAAATGAAATTATGGAAAATTTATTAAAAAATATTGAAATAAAATATTTTTCATCAAAATATTATGCAATGAAATTGCTTAAAGAAAAGAAAATTAATGGATTTATTATATTTCCTCCAGTTACTAAAGAGGATGTTTTGAAAACAGTTTTTTCAAATAAAAAATTTCCTCCAAAAACAACTAGACATATAATAAAAAATAAACCTAAAAATTGGTATATTCCATTCTCGCTTTTAAAATGA
- a CDS encoding SufS family cysteine desulfurase, whose product MVKMYLDPLKIREDFPIFKREINGHKLIYLDNAATTQKPIQVINAIKDYYEKYNANVHRAVYTLSQESTRLYEEAHYEVAKFINAKSYEEIIFVKNTTEAINFIAYTIGLKRLKKGDEVIITLMDHHSNIIPWILLEKIKGIKVKYVKVNPNGTLKYNDFEELINNRTKIISFPHISNVLGTINDAKYISKIAHENNALVVLDAAQSVPHIPFDVKEIDCDFAAFSGHKMLGPTGIGVLYAKREIIEDMEPFIGGGDTIYSVIFNGKKGKCNVKWNDLPWRFEGGTQNIAGGIGLMEAVRYLKRIGMEKVKLYEREITEYALKRMENELEKTIIYGIKNMEKKSGIIAFNINNFDSNEVALILDQYGIAIRSGFHCAQPLHNSLNIPSSARISFYIYNTKDEIDKMIEILKEIEKLSER is encoded by the coding sequence ATGGTAAAAATGTATTTAGATCCATTAAAAATAAGGGAAGATTTTCCAATTTTTAAAAGGGAAATAAATGGTCATAAACTTATATATCTTGATAATGCTGCAACAACTCAAAAACCTATACAAGTTATAAATGCTATAAAAGATTATTATGAAAAATACAATGCAAATGTTCATAGAGCTGTATATACTTTAAGTCAAGAATCAACTAGATTATATGAAGAAGCACATTATGAAGTAGCTAAATTCATTAATGCTAAAAGCTATGAAGAAATAATTTTTGTAAAAAATACAACTGAAGCAATAAATTTTATTGCTTATACCATAGGTTTAAAAAGACTAAAAAAAGGAGATGAAGTAATAATTACTTTAATGGATCATCATAGTAATATAATTCCATGGATTCTACTTGAAAAAATTAAAGGGATTAAAGTTAAATATGTTAAAGTAAATCCTAATGGAACTTTAAAATATAATGATTTTGAAGAATTAATAAATAATAGAACAAAAATTATAAGCTTTCCACATATTTCAAACGTTTTAGGAACAATAAATGATGCTAAATATATTTCAAAAATAGCTCATGAAAATAATGCTTTAGTTGTTCTTGATGCTGCTCAATCTGTTCCACATATACCATTTGATGTCAAAGAAATAGATTGCGATTTTGCTGCATTTAGTGGTCACAAAATGCTTGGGCCAACAGGTATTGGAGTACTATATGCAAAAAGAGAAATTATAGAAGATATGGAACCATTCATTGGAGGAGGAGATACAATATATAGCGTTATTTTTAATGGAAAAAAGGGAAAATGTAATGTTAAATGGAATGATTTACCATGGAGGTTTGAAGGTGGTACTCAAAATATTGCTGGAGGAATAGGTTTAATGGAAGCGGTAAGATATTTAAAAAGAATTGGAATGGAAAAAGTTAAATTGTATGAAAGAGAAATAACAGAATATGCATTGAAAAGAATGGAAAATGAATTGGAAAAAACAATCATTTATGGAATAAAGAATATGGAAAAGAAAAGTGGAATAATTGCTTTTAATATAAATAATTTTGACTCAAATGAAGTTGCTTTAATTCTTGATCAATATGGTATTGCTATTAGAAGTGGTTTTCATTGCGCTCAACCATTGCATAATTCTTTAAATATTCCATCTTCTGCAAGAATAAGTTTCTATATTTATAATACTAAAGATGAAATAGATAAAATGATCGAGATATTAAAAGAAATTGAAAAATTAAGTGAAAGATAA
- a CDS encoding HEPN domain-containing protein, translating into MNSTTNIDLATFALKRSSRWLKGAFRALEDKRWDDVVYSSQMSVEQSSKAVLIALGIEYPREHDVSIAFKQISKIKNIPAWFLSILNDLANNISELAEIRGLAGYGYEKGLDAEYFKDYAPIAYEKAKKHYEACAKLLFEIYGIRMSNNY; encoded by the coding sequence TTGAATAGCACAACAAACATTGATCTTGCTACATTTGCTTTAAAAAGAAGTAGTAGATGGTTAAAAGGTGCATTTAGAGCATTAGAAGATAAAAGATGGGATGATGTAGTTTATTCTTCACAAATGAGTGTTGAACAATCATCCAAAGCTGTCTTAATAGCACTTGGAATAGAATATCCGAGAGAACATGATGTAAGTATTGCTTTTAAACAAATTTCTAAAATAAAGAATATCCCAGCATGGTTTTTATCTATTCTTAATGATCTTGCTAATAATATCTCTGAGCTTGCAGAAATAAGAGGATTAGCTGGTTATGGATATGAAAAAGGATTAGATGCAGAATATTTTAAAGACTATGCACCTATAGCATATGAAAAAGCTAAAAAACATTATGAAGCTTGTGCCAAACTCCTTTTTGAAATTTATGGAATAAGAATGAGTAATAATTATTAA